In Halobacillus amylolyticus, the following proteins share a genomic window:
- a CDS encoding ABC transporter ATP-binding protein — MTYVIDVTQLHKRFGETEIVKDVNFQLEKGELISVVGPSGSGKTTLLRILAGLEPATSGTVLLNGKDVTGRKANARNIGLVFQQPLLFPHMTVMENISYGVKVAGNKAGDKTKNLLQAISLSDYGGRFPSELSGGQQQRVALARAIATEPEVLLLDEPFSSLDTQLREELRYWVRNLLKNHRITAIFVTHDLEEAMVMGDRIALFNEGIFQQFAEADEIHKQPANPFVARFLKGHLVLNEEQYSPISALTLTEPAKEHKAFTAELLHTTYSQGQKLGHLFIEEIDEKITLPLTVNEHRGTFSIYLPLERICSFTTRTGSPL, encoded by the coding sequence ATGACCTATGTAATTGACGTCACCCAGCTGCACAAAAGATTTGGAGAAACAGAGATCGTAAAGGATGTAAACTTTCAACTTGAAAAAGGTGAACTGATTAGCGTCGTTGGGCCTTCAGGAAGTGGAAAAACGACCTTGCTTCGGATATTGGCTGGTTTGGAGCCTGCCACTTCAGGGACTGTCTTGCTTAATGGTAAGGATGTAACAGGACGTAAGGCAAATGCTAGAAACATTGGACTCGTTTTTCAGCAGCCTTTGTTATTTCCACACATGACGGTGATGGAGAACATTTCTTATGGTGTGAAAGTGGCAGGAAACAAAGCAGGAGACAAAACAAAGAATCTATTACAGGCAATCAGTCTATCGGATTATGGAGGGCGCTTTCCGTCTGAATTATCTGGAGGACAACAGCAACGTGTGGCGTTAGCTCGAGCGATTGCTACCGAGCCTGAAGTCTTACTGTTGGATGAACCGTTCAGCAGCTTAGACACGCAACTTAGAGAAGAACTGCGCTATTGGGTAAGAAATTTACTTAAAAATCACCGGATCACAGCGATCTTTGTGACCCACGACTTGGAAGAAGCGATGGTAATGGGGGATCGCATTGCATTGTTTAATGAAGGTATCTTTCAACAATTCGCTGAGGCAGATGAAATTCATAAACAGCCCGCCAACCCTTTCGTAGCCAGGTTTTTAAAAGGCCATCTTGTCTTAAACGAAGAGCAGTATTCACCTATAAGTGCGTTAACGCTTACGGAACCAGCTAAAGAGCATAAGGCATTTACGGCCGAACTCCTCCACACTACCTATTCCCAAGGTCAGAAATTGGGACACCTTTTCATTGAGGAGATAGATGAAAAGATCACATTACCGCTCACAGTAAATGAACATAGAGGTACCTTCTCTATTTATCTTCCATTAGAAAGAATCTGCTCCTTTACGACGAGAACGGGGAGTCCCTTATGA
- a CDS encoding TVP38/TMEM64 family protein, with amino-acid sequence MNKMKLLRGLIFLIAFVVLAWLARQYLDVNPEQIRDYILSFGLWGPLLFMGLYTIGPIVALPTSILSLAAAFAYGIWPGMLYIVIGATGASITGYFIGHFFSDSVIKFQETKWAKSIYERMNEKGFLYVLILRLIPIVGFDILSYLAGMARVKIRSFVPATIIGMLPGTFAYSLVGTSLASGERSLIIIAISVFTALLLITFIFRKKVRSWLNL; translated from the coding sequence ATGAATAAAATGAAACTCCTACGCGGGCTTATCTTTCTTATCGCCTTTGTAGTCCTTGCATGGCTTGCCAGGCAGTACTTAGATGTAAACCCAGAGCAAATTCGCGATTATATTCTATCCTTTGGTTTGTGGGGACCACTGCTATTTATGGGATTATATACGATAGGGCCCATCGTCGCCCTCCCTACCTCCATTTTATCGTTGGCTGCAGCCTTCGCATATGGGATTTGGCCTGGGATGCTGTACATTGTCATCGGAGCAACCGGTGCCTCGATCACCGGATACTTTATCGGTCATTTCTTCAGTGATTCAGTTATCAAATTCCAAGAAACCAAGTGGGCCAAGAGCATTTACGAACGAATGAACGAGAAAGGATTCCTTTATGTTCTCATTCTTCGTTTAATCCCTATCGTTGGATTTGATATTTTAAGTTATTTGGCGGGAATGGCCCGTGTGAAAATACGTTCTTTTGTGCCCGCTACAATCATCGGGATGCTTCCGGGGACGTTTGCTTATAGTCTTGTCGGCACAAGTTTAGCGAGTGGGGAACGCAGCCTCATTATTATTGCCATTAGCGTTTTTACAGCGCTTTTGCTAATAACATTTATCTTTAGAAAAAAAGTCCGAAGTTGGCTTAACTTATAG
- a CDS encoding FAD-dependent oxidoreductase, which translates to MRTFTDKEVFDLSKRLLLVGAGHAHIEVVRSMKEQPIDDVEVCLISPSEYFYYSGMFSGYTEGIYSLEDIRLDIRKLTQDAGVHFIRKRASRVYPNFKKLFCQGGAVYPFDMISFDIGSKHLPDPFMHTVARSIKPNEQFAERVDELRRTSHPLIVGGGAGGCELALSLQAYKNKEQISGDVRLVSSSNILGSRTKRISKKLKSIMQAKGIQLWEQERVEEVYDDYIVTSANNKIRHTGVLWLGGPLADPLFETSGIKVDERGFPLGRTTLQFADYEFMFGAGDCVTLLTDPNLDKSGVHAVKQAPILYENLRRFTASEELLAYEPQKVALYLISTGMKKALLLYGPVAAYSKRAWQLKNKIDREFMDKYK; encoded by the coding sequence TTGAGGACATTTACTGATAAGGAGGTGTTTGATCTGTCGAAACGACTATTGCTTGTGGGAGCGGGACATGCTCATATTGAAGTGGTTCGTTCTATGAAGGAGCAGCCTATCGATGATGTTGAGGTGTGCTTGATTTCACCTTCTGAATATTTCTATTACTCAGGGATGTTCTCAGGCTACACGGAAGGAATCTATTCCCTTGAAGATATACGGCTTGATATAAGGAAATTGACTCAAGACGCGGGTGTCCATTTTATTAGGAAGAGAGCTTCACGTGTCTATCCGAACTTCAAAAAACTTTTCTGTCAGGGTGGCGCTGTGTACCCGTTTGATATGATCAGTTTTGACATTGGTTCAAAACATCTTCCGGACCCTTTTATGCATACAGTTGCACGTTCAATTAAGCCGAATGAACAGTTTGCTGAACGAGTTGATGAATTAAGGAGAACGAGCCATCCCCTTATTGTAGGCGGTGGAGCTGGAGGCTGCGAGCTGGCTCTTTCGCTGCAAGCCTATAAAAACAAGGAGCAAATAAGCGGGGATGTCCGCTTGGTCAGCTCATCAAACATCCTAGGTTCTAGGACAAAGAGAATCTCCAAAAAGCTAAAGTCTATTATGCAGGCCAAAGGAATTCAATTATGGGAGCAGGAAAGAGTAGAAGAAGTGTACGATGATTATATTGTGACAAGTGCTAACAATAAAATTAGGCATACTGGCGTGCTTTGGCTGGGCGGCCCGCTTGCAGATCCGCTGTTTGAAACGTCAGGAATCAAAGTGGATGAAAGAGGGTTTCCATTAGGGAGAACAACTTTACAGTTTGCTGATTATGAGTTTATGTTTGGAGCGGGGGACTGTGTCACATTACTGACTGACCCTAATTTAGATAAAAGTGGAGTACACGCTGTCAAGCAAGCACCTATCCTTTATGAAAATTTGCGTCGCTTTACTGCTTCGGAAGAACTCCTAGCGTATGAGCCTCAGAAAGTTGCGCTTTACCTTATATCAACAGGTATGAAGAAGGCTTTACTTCTATATGGTCCGGTTGCTGCTTATAGTAAGCGGGCATGGCAGCTGAAAAATAAGATTGATCGTGAGTTTATGGATAAGTACAAATAA
- a CDS encoding thioredoxin family protein, translating to MESIHTNEAFQGVIESKQPVIVKFQADWCPDCRRMDMFIGDILKEFNNYKWYDVNRDELPEIADKYEVMGIPSLLIFQEGEKIAHLHSANAKTPEEVEEFLQASM from the coding sequence ATGGAGTCTATTCATACAAACGAAGCATTTCAAGGTGTGATTGAGAGTAAGCAGCCTGTGATTGTCAAGTTCCAGGCGGATTGGTGTCCAGATTGTCGTCGAATGGATATGTTTATTGGAGATATCCTTAAGGAATTTAATAACTATAAATGGTATGATGTGAATAGAGATGAACTGCCAGAAATTGCTGATAAATATGAAGTTATGGGTATTCCTAGTCTCTTAATTTTTCAGGAGGGGGAGAAGATAGCTCATTTGCATAGTGCGAATGCAAAAACTCCTGAAGAAGTTGAAGAGTTTTTACAAGCTAGCATGTAA
- a CDS encoding DUF368 domain-containing protein: protein MWHWKNIYRGMIMGASDVVPGVSGGTIAVVLGIYDQLIEAINGFFSKEWKRHLKFLLPLGIGVGTSILLLANLIEWLFEHHPGPTKFFFLGLIIGILPYLTYKADMKNSFRSNHYVLLLIGAALVGSMAFFQTSESAIITNLTFGSYVMLFFSGWLASSAMIVPGISGSFLLLIIGMYSTIINAVANLNFGVILAVGLGILCGIIFMSKIIEFFLENYTSGTFALIIGLVVGSIFVIFPGIPGDLGTLLLSMITLISGLLFAWFLGRVEYT from the coding sequence ATGTGGCATTGGAAAAATATTTACCGTGGTATGATTATGGGAGCAAGTGATGTTGTTCCTGGTGTGAGCGGAGGCACGATCGCTGTTGTTCTCGGGATTTATGATCAGCTCATCGAAGCAATTAATGGCTTTTTCAGTAAGGAGTGGAAAAGACATCTGAAGTTCTTACTTCCTCTTGGAATTGGTGTTGGAACATCTATTTTATTATTGGCTAATTTGATTGAGTGGCTGTTTGAACACCACCCAGGGCCAACGAAATTCTTTTTCTTAGGACTTATAATTGGCATACTTCCTTATTTAACATATAAAGCAGATATGAAAAATAGCTTTAGAAGCAATCATTATGTGCTGTTATTGATAGGAGCTGCATTGGTAGGGTCTATGGCATTCTTTCAAACCTCAGAATCTGCAATTATAACGAACCTCACTTTCGGCTCATATGTAATGCTGTTTTTCTCGGGCTGGCTTGCGAGTAGTGCGATGATTGTACCCGGTATTAGCGGCTCTTTTCTTTTATTGATTATCGGGATGTATAGTACGATCATTAATGCAGTCGCTAACTTGAATTTCGGCGTTATATTGGCCGTTGGCTTGGGCATCTTATGTGGAATTATTTTCATGAGTAAAATCATTGAATTTTTCCTTGAAAATTATACATCAGGTACATTTGCTTTAATTATTGGGTTAGTTGTTGGTTCAATCTTTGTTATCTTCCCGGGGATACCTGGAGACCTTGGAACATTGCTTTTGAGTATGATCACCTTAATAAGTGGTCTGCTGTTTGCCTGGTTCCTTGGTCGAGTTGAATATACGTGA
- a CDS encoding DUF2254 domain-containing protein codes for MNREKAWVHIRDSFWFLPTIYSILAIICVSLVTMVDLWIIPKVQENIPAILLMNTSAAQTLYGSLITSILTMTTISFSTIMVVLTTYSTQFSPRTLQDFMKSRITQHVLGVFSFGFIFVIINLLLMGSEQSKELISPFVTVIVSIVCLAFFILFVHHSSRFVQVNNLIGTIRSSTSKVIKRTYEAMEYYTFSDWNEQVIKESKKKRKKIIYARESGYVQTVRIPALIEWASKKDILIEADFFVGSYIQKGMPVFYCWSDTRDEAGLEGCHDYLLIGNERTDLQDIEFSLQKLVEIAVKAISPALNDPHTAVNCINRIGSLLAELGSVYKPNRYYADGDQELRFIMEPMAYEEYLYKSFYQIRIYGSKDISVMNGVLEALYKVAAVNDYSIKEGVWRFGVYMMKAVHTEQLDELDFKHFKHHAEKLADSCNETISFQR; via the coding sequence TTGAACAGGGAAAAGGCATGGGTTCATATACGGGACAGCTTTTGGTTTCTGCCAACAATTTATAGTATCCTCGCGATTATTTGTGTATCCCTGGTGACAATGGTCGATTTATGGATTATTCCTAAAGTGCAAGAAAATATACCAGCTATTCTATTAATGAATACCAGTGCTGCTCAAACGCTTTATGGGTCATTAATCACTTCGATTTTAACGATGACGACGATTAGCTTTTCGACCATAATGGTTGTCCTTACCACGTACTCAACGCAATTTTCACCTCGTACACTGCAGGATTTTATGAAAAGCAGAATAACCCAGCATGTTCTAGGTGTTTTCTCATTTGGGTTTATCTTTGTGATCATAAACTTGCTGCTTATGGGAAGTGAGCAGAGTAAAGAACTTATTAGTCCATTCGTCACGGTAATCGTTTCGATTGTGTGTTTGGCTTTTTTTATATTATTTGTTCATCATTCTTCAAGGTTCGTTCAAGTTAATAATTTAATAGGAACTATTCGATCAAGTACCTCCAAGGTGATAAAAAGAACATATGAAGCGATGGAGTACTATACGTTCAGCGATTGGAATGAACAAGTGATTAAAGAAAGCAAGAAAAAGAGGAAGAAGATTATTTACGCTAGGGAGTCTGGCTATGTTCAAACCGTTCGAATTCCAGCCTTAATTGAGTGGGCAAGCAAAAAGGATATACTTATTGAAGCTGACTTTTTTGTGGGCAGCTATATTCAAAAAGGAATGCCTGTCTTTTACTGCTGGAGTGATACGAGGGACGAGGCAGGGCTGGAAGGTTGTCACGATTATTTGCTAATTGGCAATGAAAGAACAGACCTTCAGGATATTGAGTTTTCATTACAAAAGCTTGTTGAAATTGCAGTTAAGGCAATTTCGCCTGCTCTTAATGATCCGCATACTGCTGTGAACTGCATTAATAGGATCGGATCATTGTTAGCAGAACTCGGGTCTGTCTATAAGCCGAACCGTTATTATGCAGACGGTGACCAAGAGTTACGCTTTATAATGGAACCAATGGCGTATGAAGAATATCTATATAAAAGCTTTTATCAAATCCGCATATACGGCAGTAAGGACATATCTGTGATGAACGGTGTACTGGAAGCATTATATAAAGTGGCAGCGGTAAATGATTATTCTATTAAAGAAGGCGTCTGGAGGTTTGGAGTATATATGATGAAAGCAGTCCATACTGAGCAGCTTGATGAGCTAGATTTCAAACACTTTAAACATCATGCTGAGAAATTGGCTGATTCATGTAATGAAACTATTTCCTTTCAAAGATGA
- a CDS encoding nucleotidyltransferase domain-containing protein — protein sequence MFDRCLQVKDFMESYSGKWMVAGGWAIDLHIGEETREHEDIEVAVFRDEQTDLASLLADWDVYIAQEERRQEWDLNDPIELPIHEIHASRQDGEMLEVLLNERSKGRWVYRRDPNLSFPLSMMNLQSEQGIPYLNPEIVLLYKAKHTRDKDHDDFNYVFPYLNEHQKEWLKQALMHSQRTHPWLEKLLY from the coding sequence ATGTTTGATCGTTGTTTACAAGTGAAGGATTTCATGGAGAGTTATAGTGGAAAGTGGATGGTCGCAGGCGGTTGGGCAATCGATTTACATATAGGGGAAGAGACACGTGAGCATGAAGATATTGAGGTGGCTGTCTTTCGGGATGAACAGACAGATTTAGCTTCTTTGTTAGCTGATTGGGATGTCTATATTGCTCAAGAGGAGCGGAGGCAAGAGTGGGATTTAAACGATCCAATTGAACTTCCGATTCACGAAATCCATGCATCGCGCCAAGATGGTGAGATGCTTGAAGTTTTACTTAATGAGAGAAGTAAAGGAAGATGGGTCTATAGGAGAGATCCTAACCTATCATTTCCATTGTCCATGATGAATCTTCAATCAGAACAGGGGATTCCGTATTTAAATCCTGAAATTGTCCTTTTATATAAGGCTAAACACACGAGGGATAAGGACCATGATGATTTTAATTACGTATTCCCTTATTTGAACGAGCATCAAAAAGAATGGCTGAAGCAGGCACTTATGCATTCCCAACGGACGCACCCATGGCTTGAGAAACTTTTGTATTAA
- a CDS encoding GNAT family N-acetyltransferase, translating to MLKGNLIELRPVSRKDLDKLFQWANDELLTTLGSGSESALQNNNPKEAIESKYEQNLLSHNLWSDGIVFIVYTLATEEPIGKCDYRSLNPITRTAEIGIKIGEREYWGKGYGQDIIQTLLHHLFYTLNIHRVQLDTWSGNTQAIRLYEKAGFQHEGQLRKNEYVNGAYYDTVLMGLLREEFSEDPKLIKMRAFT from the coding sequence ATGTTAAAAGGCAATTTAATTGAACTACGACCTGTATCTAGAAAAGACCTTGATAAACTTTTTCAATGGGCCAACGATGAACTACTAACCACACTTGGATCCGGAAGTGAATCTGCTTTGCAGAATAATAATCCAAAGGAGGCGATTGAAAGCAAGTACGAACAAAACTTACTGTCACATAACCTTTGGTCGGACGGGATTGTATTCATTGTCTATACTTTGGCTACTGAAGAACCGATCGGTAAATGTGATTATCGATCGTTAAATCCAATCACCAGGACTGCTGAAATTGGTATTAAGATTGGTGAAAGGGAGTATTGGGGCAAAGGATACGGTCAGGATATTATTCAGACTTTACTTCATCACCTATTCTACACTCTAAATATCCATCGAGTACAGCTCGATACGTGGAGTGGCAACACTCAGGCAATTCGTCTGTATGAAAAGGCTGGCTTTCAACACGAAGGTCAATTAAGGAAAAATGAATATGTAAATGGGGCTTATTATGATACAGTTTTAATGGGTCTTCTGAGAGAAGAGTTCTCAGAAGACCCTAAACTAATTAAAATGCGTGCGTTTACGTAG
- a CDS encoding BCCT family transporter, whose translation MKNQLLNPVFLVSAIIVGILVIIGAVNPSGFGAVASTLFDFTTTNFGWFYLIAVFVFVFFLFALAISKYGKIRLGPPDSRPEYPFFTWIGMLFSAGFGAGLVFWGVAEPMSHFFNTPFADLEAQTEEAARVAMGYAFFHWGVSQWSVFAIVGLLIAFLQFRKNRDGLISTAVEPVVGKNKGIKHTIDSLAVIATVMGIATSLGLGILQMNGGLNAVFNVPNSIWVQLVITGVLLALYLTSSSTGLDKGIKWLSNLNLGLCLLLLAFVFIAGPTVFILNTFTLGLGDYFANYITYSLRLTPYKGGTWLQDWTIFYWAWAIAWSPFVGAFVARVSRGRTIREFVVGVLIVPPLIACLWIATFGGTALNSDLMNGTNIAEVVNSDLTLALFETYNYLPMTDILSILSIALIATFLITSADSATYILASMTAEGSLVPPLIAKMVWGVLMAAIAAVLLVAGGLDALQTASLVSALPFAVILFIFMYAFMKMIRHEPIPQRKLKQPKKKES comes from the coding sequence ATGAAAAATCAATTACTTAACCCCGTTTTTCTTGTATCCGCAATTATTGTAGGTATACTCGTAATCATCGGTGCCGTTAATCCTAGTGGTTTCGGTGCGGTAGCTTCTACACTTTTCGACTTTACTACCACTAACTTCGGCTGGTTCTACTTAATCGCCGTATTTGTGTTTGTTTTCTTCCTATTTGCATTAGCCATTAGTAAATATGGAAAGATTAGACTTGGTCCGCCGGATTCAAGACCTGAATATCCATTCTTCACTTGGATCGGTATGCTATTTTCAGCAGGTTTTGGTGCAGGACTTGTATTCTGGGGCGTAGCTGAGCCTATGAGCCACTTCTTTAATACCCCTTTTGCTGACTTAGAAGCTCAGACAGAAGAAGCGGCTCGTGTAGCTATGGGATATGCATTTTTCCATTGGGGGGTAAGCCAATGGTCCGTTTTTGCCATTGTTGGTCTGTTAATTGCCTTCCTTCAGTTTAGAAAGAATAGGGATGGTTTAATTTCTACAGCCGTTGAGCCCGTTGTTGGAAAAAATAAAGGAATTAAACATACAATTGATTCCCTAGCCGTTATCGCTACCGTTATGGGGATTGCAACATCCTTAGGGCTAGGAATTTTACAAATGAACGGTGGACTCAATGCCGTTTTTAATGTACCAAATTCCATTTGGGTACAGCTTGTCATCACAGGAGTCCTGCTCGCCCTTTATCTTACATCCTCAAGTACGGGATTAGATAAGGGGATCAAATGGCTCAGTAACTTAAACCTTGGTTTATGCTTACTTTTACTGGCATTCGTATTTATTGCTGGACCTACTGTGTTTATTCTGAACACATTTACGTTAGGTCTAGGTGATTATTTTGCTAATTACATCACTTACAGCCTCAGATTAACGCCCTACAAAGGGGGGACCTGGCTGCAAGACTGGACAATTTTCTACTGGGCTTGGGCTATTGCATGGTCTCCATTCGTAGGTGCATTTGTTGCTCGTGTGTCTCGGGGCCGTACAATACGTGAGTTTGTCGTTGGCGTACTTATTGTTCCTCCTTTAATTGCTTGTTTATGGATCGCCACATTTGGTGGAACAGCCTTAAATAGTGATTTAATGAACGGAACAAATATCGCTGAAGTAGTAAACAGTGATTTAACGCTTGCTCTTTTCGAGACCTATAACTATCTGCCAATGACAGATATCCTATCTATTTTATCTATTGCGCTGATTGCAACCTTCTTAATTACGTCTGCTGACTCTGCTACTTACATCTTAGCAAGTATGACGGCTGAAGGAAGTCTTGTTCCACCATTAATCGCCAAAATGGTATGGGGCGTGTTAATGGCAGCGATTGCCGCTGTCCTCTTAGTTGCCGGTGGGCTTGATGCACTGCAGACAGCTTCACTTGTATCTGCTTTACCATTTGCTGTAATCCTATTCATTTTCATGTATGCCTTTATGAAAATGATTCGTCATGAACCGATTCCACAGAGGAAATTAAAACAGCCTAAAAAGAAAGAGTCATAA
- a CDS encoding metal-dependent hydrolase: MMAPGHQVVGFTCGVATVTLLPKLTLLPQTPLQTILFFVFVLFGSLLPDIDTPRSTLGQKFWRILMLILLAAFLLYLFAPEFFNVYRDELKIFAILMLPLLIMVRTHRKMTHSLSFIVLLGVYSYLIGYLVTVPSYYFLGLMIGTLSHLLGDVVTSKGIPLFYPLTKRHYRFLLTFRTGSQVEKITVFALSIWNVWFLITQAF; encoded by the coding sequence ATGATGGCACCAGGGCACCAAGTCGTTGGCTTTACATGTGGAGTGGCAACGGTGACACTTTTACCTAAATTAACCTTGCTGCCACAAACACCGCTGCAAACCATTTTGTTCTTTGTATTTGTTTTATTTGGGTCGCTGCTTCCAGACATTGATACACCAAGGTCAACGCTCGGCCAAAAGTTCTGGAGAATACTCATGCTCATTCTGTTAGCGGCATTTCTTTTGTATTTATTTGCACCGGAATTTTTCAATGTGTATCGTGATGAGTTGAAAATCTTTGCTATACTCATGCTGCCTCTTCTCATTATGGTTCGTACTCATAGAAAAATGACGCATTCCTTATCGTTTATTGTGCTGTTAGGAGTATATAGTTACTTAATTGGTTATCTCGTGACTGTACCATCGTATTATTTTCTCGGTTTAATGATAGGGACATTATCTCACTTACTCGGAGATGTGGTTACAAGTAAAGGAATTCCTTTATTCTATCCCCTCACCAAAAGACATTATCGATTTCTTTTGACCTTTAGAACTGGGTCTCAAGTGGAAAAAATTACTGTATTCGCTTTAAGTATCTGGAATGTTTGGTTTCTTATAACCCAAGCTTTCTAA
- a CDS encoding chromate transporter: MLYWKIFLAFFIPGVLGYGGGPASIPLVENEVVSRYGWMNVQEFSEVLALANALPGPIATKLAGYIGYEQGGILGAAVGVFATVAPSLIIMVFLLGLLYKYKDSPKVQRMTLYVRPAIAILLGLIAYRFFAESQAQIGWIQMLLIAGSSYLLIERMKVHPAFVILISLVYGGLFLG; this comes from the coding sequence ATTTTGTATTGGAAAATCTTCCTCGCATTCTTCATACCAGGTGTGCTCGGTTATGGCGGTGGCCCCGCTTCGATTCCGTTAGTAGAAAATGAAGTCGTCAGTCGTTATGGATGGATGAATGTACAGGAGTTTAGTGAAGTGCTGGCGTTGGCAAATGCCTTACCTGGGCCGATTGCTACAAAATTAGCTGGTTATATCGGGTATGAGCAAGGTGGAATTCTCGGAGCAGCCGTTGGTGTGTTTGCTACAGTTGCTCCTTCCTTAATCATTATGGTCTTTTTACTTGGGCTGTTATATAAATATAAGGACTCGCCAAAAGTGCAGCGTATGACGTTATATGTCCGCCCGGCTATAGCTATTCTACTTGGTCTGATAGCTTACCGATTCTTTGCAGAGTCACAGGCGCAAATTGGTTGGATTCAAATGCTGTTGATCGCGGGAAGCAGCTACTTGCTTATTGAACGTATGAAAGTCCATCCTGCCTTTGTGATACTTATCTCACTAGTTTACGGTGGTTTGTTTTTAGGATAG
- a CDS encoding chromate transporter, whose protein sequence is MKTQWHLFVAFFRVGMLGYGGGPASIPLVHKEVVGKYQWMDDSEFGDILALANTLPGPIATKMAGYIGYRVSGWIGLINAVMAVMIPTIFLMIVLLGSLTSVQGVGWVEGMTSAVMPVVGVMMAVLTWQFFNKARKGMGWIQTILFTIGVLVLLELLHVHPGIIIAVLLGAAILRKEPKNEEKKDAVKGGDEG, encoded by the coding sequence ATGAAAACACAATGGCATTTATTTGTCGCCTTTTTCCGAGTAGGGATGCTTGGTTACGGGGGAGGACCCGCTTCGATCCCACTTGTTCATAAAGAGGTTGTTGGAAAATATCAATGGATGGACGATTCCGAATTTGGTGATATATTGGCGCTTGCGAATACGCTGCCTGGCCCGATTGCTACGAAGATGGCTGGTTATATCGGTTATCGGGTAAGTGGCTGGATTGGTCTCATTAATGCGGTGATGGCCGTGATGATCCCAACCATCTTCTTAATGATTGTCTTATTAGGCTCCTTAACATCAGTTCAAGGGGTCGGCTGGGTGGAAGGCATGACGAGTGCGGTTATGCCTGTGGTCGGGGTGATGATGGCTGTGTTAACCTGGCAGTTTTTTAATAAAGCTAGAAAAGGGATGGGCTGGATACAGACGATCCTGTTCACTATAGGTGTCCTTGTTTTGTTGGAACTGTTACATGTGCACCCTGGTATTATTATTGCGGTTCTATTAGGTGCGGCCATCTTACGCAAAGAGCCGAAGAATGAAGAAAAGAAGGATGCAGTGAAAGGAGGGGATGAGGGGTGA